The Novosphingobium aromaticivorans DSM 12444 genome segment TTTTGGTATGCTCGAACAGAAGGCTGTGCCTGCCTGACGTTCGGCCACTTGTCCTTCCTCCGATAATTGTTATAGCGCATAGCGAAATCGGAGGATGCCATGACCGGAACGAGTCTTTCCCACGCCGCGCTCGATCGTTTCCTGCGCCCGAAGTCGGTCGCTGTCGTTGGTGCGTCGGACAAGCCGGGTGCGCTCGGGGCCACGCTGCTCACCAATCTCGACCGTAATGGCTATGCCGGCGCGGTCTATCCGGTGAACCCCAAGCGCGACGAGATCATGGGCAAGCGCTGCTATGCCTCGGTCGGGGCGCTCCCCGAAGGCGTCGACGTCGCTGTCCTGGCAATCCCGCGCGCAGGCGTGCTCGAGGCGGTCAAGGGCCTGGCTGATCGCAAGTGCGGCGGCGTGGTGATCTTCTCGGCCGGGTTTGCCGAAGGCGGCGAGGAAGGACTTGCCGAACAGCGCGAGATCGCGCGTATCGCGCATGAAGCGGGCATGGTCGTCGAAGGGCCGAACTGCCTTGGCCTCGTCAACTATGTCGATCGCATTCCCCTGACCTTCGTGGAAACCAATGCCGTGCCGCCCGCTGGCAAGCGCGCCATCGGCATCGTCTCGCAGTCGGGCGCGATGGCGGCGGTGCTGGGCACGATGCTGCTCGCCCGCGATGCTGGCGTGTCCTATTCGGTTTCGACCGGCAACGAGGCCGCCAGCGGCGTCGAGGACTATGTCGATTGGCTGGTGGATCAGGACGACACCCACGTGATCGCCATGATCGTGGAACAGTTCCGCAAGCCACAGGCGTTCCTTGCTGCCGCGCGCCGCGCAAAGGCGGCGGGCAAGCCAGTCGTCCTGCTCCACCCCGGAAAATCCAGCGCCGCACGCGAATCCGCCGCGACTCATACGGGCGCAATGGCCGGCGACTACAAGCTCATGCGCGCCATGGTTGCGCGCGCGGGCGTGATCTTCGCCGAAACGCTGGAAGAACTGGGTGACATTGCCGAGATCGCGGTGCGCTGCCCCGCGCTGCCTTCGGGCAAGACGGCGGTCCTGGGCGAATCGGGCGCCTTCAAGGCGCTAACGCTCGACCTGGCCGAGGAGCTGGACCTGCCGCTGGCGGATCTCCACGATGACGATTCGCCGCTGCTGCGCGCCGCACTCCCGCCTTTCGTGCCGGTCTCCAACCCGCTCGACATTACCGCGCAGGGGCTTTCGGAGCCCGCGATCTATACGCGCTGCATCGAAGCGCTGCTCGACGACGATCGCGTCGGTACGGTCTTTGCCGGCATCATCCAGGCCGAACCGATCACTTGCAAGATCAAGTTCCCGCCGATCCTCGCTGCGGTTGAAGGCAGGACCCTGACCAAGCCAGTGATCTTCGCCGGGCTGGATGAGGGTGCCGAAGTCCCGGCCGAGCGCATTGCCGCCCTTCGTGCGGCGGGCATCCCCTGGTTCCCGACGACCGAACGCGCCCTGCGCGCCGTCACGCGCCTTACCCACTGGGCCGCGCAAGACCTTTCGGCCAACGATCTTCCGGCGACCCCGCTGCCCGGCCTCGCAGACGTCCACGGCGTGATCCCGGAGTACAGATCCAAGGAACTCCTGGGGCCCCTGGGCGTGAGCTTCCCCAAGGGTGGTTTTGCCGACAGCGCCGATGCGGCGGTCGCTGCTGCTGATACGGTCGGCTATCCGGTCGCCATGAAAGCGCAGGCGGCGGCGCTTGGCCACAAGAGCGATGCGGGCGGCGTACTCCTGAACCTGGTCGACGCGGCAGCCGTGCGCGAGGCATGGACGCGCATCCATGCCAATGTTGCGGCTTATTCCGCTGCCATCCGCCTTGATGGCGTCCTGATCGAGGCCATGGGCAAGCGCGGAATGGAAATGATCGTTGGCGCAAAGAACGATCCCGAGTGGGGGCCGGTCGTACTCGCAGGCTTCGGCGGGGTTACTGCCGAGATCCTGCAGGATGTCCGCCTGCTGACCGCAGACCTGACGCAGCAGGCGGTTGAAGCGGAACTGCTGAAGCTCAAGAGCGCGGCGTTGCTGAGCGGGTATCGTGGTTCCCCCGCGCTCGACGTGCCTGCACTTGCGGCGCTGATCGTCAAGGTCGGCCAGATCCTGCGCGCTGAACCTTCGATTCGCGAGATCGACCTCAATCCCGTGATCCTGCATCCCAAGGGCGAAGGCGTGGTTGCGCTCGACGCGTTGATGCTCGTGGATTGAGGCTTGCGACGTTTAAAGACAGGAAGGGCGGTCCATCGGGCCGCCCTTTCGCGTTTCAGTGCCCTGGAAAGTCCATGAGCGCTTCGACGGTCAAACCAGCACCGCGAAGTCGTTCGGCGCCATGCAGTTCGGGCAGGTCGATCACGAAGAGGGCGTGCGTGACATGTGCGCCCGCCATGCGGAGCAGTTCGGCCGCGGCCAGGGCAGTGCCGCCGGTCGCGATGAGGTCGTCGACGATCACAACGCGCTGGCCTTCGCGAATGGCGGTGGGATCGATCTCCAGCCGGTCGCGCCCGTATTCCAGTGCATAGTCGATGCCGATGGTCTTGACCGGAAGCTTGCCCGGCTTGCGCACCGGAATGAAGCCCAGTCCCATCCTTGCAGCCACCGCCGCGCCGAAGATGAAGCCGCGCGCCTCCATTCCCGCAACGGCCTGTGCCCCGGCCGCGCGTGCCTTGTGGGCGAGGTGGTCGATGCAGGCCGAGAGACCTTCGCCATGCGCGATCAGGGTCGTGATGTCGCGGAACAGGATTCCGGGGGAGGGGAAATCCGGGACGGTACGGACAAGTCGCTTGAGATCGTCGGTGGTCATCGTGCGCGGATGCTATCGCCGGATACGAAAAAGGCCACCGTTTCCGGTGGCCTTTGTTCGTTTCGCTTCTGTAGAACTCAGTGCTTGTCGGCCCAGACGTTCTTCTTGGCGAGGTAGGCGAGGACCGTGGCGACCAGGAGGAAGCCGAGGACGGCCCAGCCGGTCTGCTTCCGCTTGTCCAGCTTGGGTTCCGCGGTCCAGACGAGGAACGCCGAGACGTCCTTTGCCATCTGGTCGACGGAGGCCTTGGTGCCGTCCGAGTAGGTCACCTGACCATCGGTGGTCAGCGGTGCCGGCATCGCGAGGTTGAGGTTCGCGAAGTACGGGTTGTAGTGCAGGCCGTCCGGCGTCTTGGCATCCGGGAACTGCTTGAGCAGTTCGGCGGGCTGTTCCGCGTAGCCGGTCAGCAGCGAATAGACGTAGGCGCCGCCGTCGTGACGGGCCTTGGTCATCAGCGAGAGGTCGGGCGGCACGCCCTGGCCTGCATAGTAGACCGCGGGGATGCGGTCGGACGGGATGTTGTCACGCTCGCCACGGTCTCCGGTGACCGGGTTGAACGTGGCGGCCTTGGTCGGCCAGCCCTTGGCGATCGCCTTCACTTCGGCTTCGGAATACCCGAGCGCCGCCAGATCGCGGAAAGCGATCTGCTTGAGCGAGTGGCAGGTGGCGCAGACTTCCTTGTAGACCTGGAAGCCGCGCTGGAGCTGCTGCTTGTCAAAACGGCCAAAGGCGCCGTTGCTGGCAAGATCCAGCTCCTTGGGATGCTTGTGGAACACGCTTTCCGCGGTGGGAGCGGCGGGTTCCGTGATCGCGACATAGGCGCCGTTACCGAACGACCAGAGCAGCGCGACCGCGAAGAAGAGGCCGACGAGGGGGCCAAAAAGACGGACCATAGGGTTCTCTTTCTCTTACGCTTCGTGCTGTCAGGCGGCAGCGGGGTTGGCGTTGAGCACCGCGCTCTCATCCTTGCCCAGGACGGCTTCGGTGATCGAGAACGGAAGCGGTTCCGGCTTCTCGATCGACGAAACGATCGGGAGAATGACGAGGAAGTGCAGGAAGTAGTACATCGACGCGATCTGCGAGATCATCACGTAGGGTTCCGCAGCCGGCGCACCGCCGCAGTAACCGAGGATCAGCACGTCGATAAGCAGGACGTAGAAGAACTTGCGGAACAGCGGACGGTAGTGCCCCGAGCGGACCGGCGAGGTGTCCAGCCAGGGCAGGAAGAACCACACCAGGATTGCCGAGAACATCGCGAGGACGCCCATCAGCTTGGCCGGGATGAAGAAGAAGTCCGACGTGAAGGCGCGCAGGATCGCGTAGAAGGGCCAGAAGTACCATTCGGGAACGATGTGCGCCGGGGTCGAGAGCGGGTTCGCCGGGATGTAGTTGTCCGGGTGACCGAGCATGTTCGGCGCGAAGAACAGCACCGCGCAGTACAGGATCAGGAACACGCCCAGGCCGAAGCCGTCCTTCGCCGTGTAGTACGGGTGGAACGGAACGGTGTCGCTCTCGGTCTTCACTTCCACGCCGGTCGGGTTCGACGAGCCGGGGATGTGCAGCGCCCAGATGTGCAGGATGATGACACCCGCGATCACGAAGGGCAGCAGGAAGTGCAGCGAGAAGAAGCGGTTCAGCGCGGCATTGTCGGGGGCGAAGCCACCGAGCAGCCACTGCTGGAGAGGTTCGCCGACGACCGGGATCGCGCCGAACAGGCCGGTGATGACCTTTGCGCCCCAGAACGACATCTGGCCCCAGGGAAGCACGTACCCCATGAAGGCAGTGGCCATCATCAGCAGGAAGATGACGACGCCCAGCAGCCAGATCATCTCGCGCGGGGCCTTGTACGAGGAGTAGAAGAAGCCGCGGAAGATGTGGAGATAGACGACGACGAAGAACGCCGAGGCGCCGTTGGCGTGCGCATAGCGCAGCATCCAGCCCCAGTTCACGTCGCGCATGATGTGCTCGACGCTGTCGAAGGCGACGCCCGCGTTGGCCGCGTAGTGCATTGCCAGGATAACGCCGGTGACGATCTGGAGAACCAAGCAGAAGCCGGCGAGAACGCCGAAGTTCCACATGTAGTTCAGGTTGCGGGGAACCGGGTATCCGGCACCGACCGCGTTGTAGACGAAGCGCGGCAGCGGCAGCTTCTCGTCAAGCCACTGCATGAGCGGGTGGCTCGGCTTGTATTCATTCGCCCAGGGAAAGCTCATCGGGTCAGTCCTCAGCCGATCTTCACGACAGTGTCGGAAGCGAATTCATAGGGGGGCACTTCGAGGTTCTTCGGTGCCGGGCCCTTGCGGATGCGTGCGGCGGTGTCATACGACGAACCGTGGCACGGGCAGAAATAGCCGCCGAACTCGCCCTTCACTTCACCTTCGCCGGCGCCCAGCGGCACGCAGCCGAGGTGGGTGCAGACGCCCATGGTGATGAGCCAGTTGGTCTTGCCTTCCTTGGTGCGTTCTTCCAGCGACTGCGGGTCGCGCAGCGAGGAGACGTCCACCTTCTCGGCCGAGGCGATTTCTTCCTTGGTCAGATTGCGGATGAACACCGGCTGCTTGCGGAAGACCGCCTTGATCGCCTGGCCCGGCTGGATCGCCGAAATGTCGATCTCCGTCGAGCTTTCCGCCAGGACGTCCGCCGAGGGCGCCATCTGACTCACCAGCGGGAGAAGGACGGCCACGCCGCCCACACCCGCAAAACTCACCGCCGCGATATTGATGAAATCGCGCCGGCGCACGCCTTCCCCGGTCACGTCCGGTCCGGACATGCCCTGAGTGTCGATGCTCGCCTCATCAGCCATTGAAATTCCCTGCCTGCTGCCGCCGCACGCGCGGATCGCGCGCGGTCCAACTTGCCCCTTTTGGAGCGGCCCGGCGTCTTTCCGGATGGAAAAGGCCCCGAACCGCACGGGAACCGGGCGCGCGCGAACGCACCGCGCCGGCCCCCACTTGGCGCGCCTGATAGACGCAAAGCGGCGGCTTTGCCAACAGGCATTTTGGTATGGGAAAAGGCACGGAATCCTGCGGCTTCGCAAGGAAGACTCGGGGTTACGCGGCCGATCAGGAGATTCGCTGGAATCCCGAGCCGTCGGGCCAGGTGGGCCCGGCGAGTCCCATGACCTTGAACAGCGAGCCCATCTGGCCCTCGTCGATCAGCCGGTCGCGTGCGGCGTGGATCGCCTGCGCATGAGGCGGTGAGAACGTCGCCAGCGCTTCCGCGCGGGCCTCGATCCCCAGCGCCCGCAACCAGTCGCCCTGCTCGACCGTGCCCAGCCAGCGCACTTCGCGCGATTGCGCGATGGGTGCCAGCGCCGAAAAGTCGACATGTGCCGTCAGATCGGCCTCGCCGGGGGCGGCAAAGACATCGACCTTGCGGTGCGCTCGGACCGCCTGGAGCGAGGAGCCAAGGCGCGGCTCGGCATGTCCATAGTCGATGAACAGCGCCGTGCCTCCTTGCGCGGCCAGCCGTCCGGCCACTTCGTAGATTACGGCGGCGCAGGCCGGCGAAGTCTCGAGGATCGCGCCTTCGGGCGCTTCCTGCCGACCCGCAGGAACGGCCGCATCCATCGGCGCACTGCCCGAGACCGGCACGAGGCGCCCGTCGTCGAGCCCGACCATGCGCTCGCGCCACCCGGCTGCGGTCTTCACCATCTGGCGGACCGGCAGCGCATCGAGGAATTCGTTGGCCACTATCAGCAGCGGCCCGTCGACGGGAAGCGTCGAAAGGTCGGCGTGCCAGCGCGCATCCGGATGCATGTCTAGCTGGAGCGCCTTGAGCGCCGTGCTGGTTTCCACGAAGTGCGTGCGCGGAACGAGACCGTAGCGTCGCGCAGCGCGCAGCGCATCGCGTGCCAGCGTGCCCCGGCCCGGTCCAAGCTCGACATAGTGGACCGGCTCCGGACGTCCGGCGCGGATCCAGATGTCGGCCAGGTACAGGCCTATCAGTTCGCCGAACATCTGGCTGATCTCGGGCGCGGTGATGAAATCGCCGGCGACCCCGAACGGGTCCTGGGCGGCGTAGTACCGTGCATTCGATTCGGCCATGTAGTGCGCCATGCTGATCGGCCCGGTATTGGCGATCAGCCGGACGAACGTGTCCAGCAGCGAAGTGGTCACGCGGGCGCGGCTCCCGTCGTCGACAGCGGCTTGCGCACGACCGCGTTGAGCAGGAAGCCTAGGCCGATGGCCATCATCGGTATGGTCAGCCACTGGCCCATCGAAAGGCCCGAGCGCTGCGCGAACTCGAGAAGCTGGGCATCGGGTTCGCGGAAGAACTCGACCGTGAAGCGCGCCAGCCCATACCCGAGCGCGAACGTGCCGACGAGGAGGCCCGGCCGCCAGCGCGCTCTGGACTTCCAGAACAGGAGGAGCAGGACGACCATCAGCACAAGCCCTTCGAGCCCGGCCTCGTAGAGCTGGCTTGGGTGCCGCGCGATCGGGCCGCCGCCGGGAAAGACCATCGCCCACGGCACGTCCGGACCCGCTTCGCGGCCCCAAAGCTCGCCGTTCATGAAATTGGCGAGGCGCCCGAAGAGCAGGCCGAAGGGCACGCAGACCGCGATGTAGTCGCACACTCGCACGAAGTTGAGCCGGCCCCGCCATGCCACCCACGCGATTGCCAGCACAGTGCCCATCAGGCCCCCGTGGAAGCTCATGCCGCCTTCCCACAGCTTGACCAGGTTCTGCGGGTGGCTGAGCAGTTCGGGGGCATAGAAGATCGCATAGCCGAGCCGCCCGCCCAGGATGATGCCGAGCGTCGCGTAGAAGAACAGGTCGTCCGCGTGGCGTTGTGCCATCGGCGCGCCCGGCTGGCGGATCATCTTTGACAGGTGCCAGTAGCCGAGGATGATGCCGGCAAGGTAGGCGAGCGAGTACCATTTCAGGGCGAAGAAGCCGAGGTCGAGCGCGATCGGGGAAACGCCCAGGTCTTCCCAGCGAATCGGCCCGCCAGCGCCCGCCGCAGACGCGGACGTTACGGCAAGCGCGGTTGCTGTTGACAGTAGTGACAGCAAGTTGCGAACTCCCTACATCTTTCCGGAAAGGGCAGGATTCCGGCCTTGACGGCACGCCCTCGAGGGCGCCGTATTGGCACAGGGCAAAGCCCCCAGGCAAACCCGAAAACGGTCCGCGTACGACGGACGTTTCGGACCGGGAGATCGAAAGGACGCCATGAAAACCGAGCTGGACCTTGCAATGGACCGCGCATTTGCCGCGCTGACGGCCGAAGGCGGCATGTTCCAAACGGTTCCGATCCGGCGTTTCGGCCGCGACTTGCCGATGATTGCCGCTGCGCCTCCGCATCTTCCGGCCTATTTTGCCTATTTCTCAGCCACTCACGGCGACAAGACCTTTATTGTCGACGGCGACCTGCGGCTGTCCTTTGCCGACGTCTACAAGGCCGCGCGCCACGTTGCGGGCGGACTGGTCGAAGGCATCGAGCTGCAGAAAGGCGAGCGTGTCGGTATCGCGGCGCGCAATTCCGCCAACTGGATCATCGCCTACATGGCCGTGCTCATGGCCGGCGGCTGTGCGACCCTGCTCAATGGCTGGTGGCAGGGTGAGGAACTTGCACACGGCATCGAGCTGGTCAGTTGCCGCTACGTGATTGCCGACAGCGCGCGCGCGGCCCGGCTCGAAGGTCATGCCCATGGTGCCACCGTGCTCCCGATGTCGCACGACTGCGGCTATGAGCAGGGCCTTGCCGCGCTGCTCGCCAGGGGCGGAGGCATGGAAACGCTCTTGCCGGACCTGACCGGGGACGATCTGGCGACGGTCCTGTTCACCTCGGGTTCGACTGGCACGGCCAAGGGGGCCTATTCCGACCATCGTGGCGTCGTACAGGGGACGATGAACTACGTCTGCCAGTCGGCCGCTATGCTCGCCATCCTCACCGCCCGGGGCGAGGCGCCGGCTCCCGATGCGCAGCCGACCACGCTGGTCAACGTGCCCCTGTTCCACGTGACCGGCGAAGTCCCGGTATTCCTTCAGTCGTTCGCGCTCGGTCGCAAGCTGGTGCTCATGGCCAAGTGGGATGCGGTCGACGCTATGCGATTGATCGAAAAGGAAAAAGTCTCCTATTTCGTCGGCGTACCGCTGATGAGCTTCGAGATCGCCACCCACCCCGATCGCGACAAATACGACCTGTCGACCTGCGTTTCCTTCGCAGCCGGCGGGGCGCCGCGCCCCGTCGAACACGTCGACCGGTTGCGCAAGGCCTTGCCACACGCCTTCCCGCTCCTGGGCTACGGCCTGACCGAGACCAACGGAGTGGGCTGCGGCAACCTGAACGAAAACTACCTCGCAAAGCCGGGTAGCACCGGCACCGCATCGCGGCCGCTGGTCGACCTCGCGATCCTCGACGATGCCGGCAATCCGCTGCCGACCGGCGAAGTCGGGGAAGTCTCGATCCGTTCGATCGCCAATTTCCTGGGCTACTGGGATAACGAGAAGGCCACGCGCGAGGCGATCACCCCCGATGGTTACTTCCGCAGCGGGGACCTCGGTTATCTCGATCCCGAGGGCTACCTGTTCATCGTCGACCGCAAGAAGGACATCATCATCCGTGGCGGCGAGAATATCTCGTGCATCGAGGTGGAAAGCGCGATCTACGCCCACCCTTGCATCGCGGAAGCCAGCGTGTTCGGCCTGCCCGACGAAAAGTTCGGCGAAGTGCCGGCGGCGGTCTATCTTGCCAAGGAAGGCTGTTCGGCCACCGATGACGAGTTGCGCACCTTCCTTGCCGAACATATCGCCCCGTTCAAGATTCCGGTGCGTTTCTGGGAGGTCCACGAGGCGCTGCCCCGCCTTGGCACCGAGAAAGTCGACAAGCGCACTTTGCGCGAGCGCTACACGCGGGAATGGCTCGCGAGCGCGACCGCCTGAGCAATGCACCTGAACGCAACAGTTGTTGGCCGGTAACATCGCAAGGTCTAAAGGGGGAGGCATGATGCTTCCCCGGATCGCCAACCAGCGTGCCATCGTCGACCGGCGCGCCCTTGCCGACGCCGTCTCTGCTGCCTTTGCGGAGCAGGGCGACAGGTCCCGTCCGGCGGTGGTGGAACTCCTGCGCGGCGCGCTCGATTCAGGGCGCGCGGAACTTGCCCGCCGGCTCGAGGCGCGCCCTTCGGCCGGCACCGAATGCGCGCATGGGCAGGCGTTCCTCGTCGACCAGCTCGTTCGCGTGATCCACGATCATGTCGTGGGCAAGGTCTATCGCGCCAGCAACCGTTCGACGGGCGAGCGCATCGCGATCATCGCCGTGGGCGGCTACGGTCGCGGAGAGATGGCGCCGCATTCCGACGTCGACATTGCCTTCGTCACGCCGATCAAGCCGACCTCGTGGTGCGAACAGGTGATCGAGGCGATTCTCTATTTCCTGTGGGACCTCGGCCTCAAGGTCGGTCATTCCAGCCGCTCGCTCGACGAGGTCGTGCGCATGGCCAAGAGCGACCTGACGATCCGTACCGCGCTGCTTGAAGGGCGCTACGTCTGGGGTGACCGCGACTTGTTCGATGCCGCTTCTGCCCGGTTCTGGAACGAAGTGGTCAACGGCACCGAAAAGCAGTTCGTCGCCGAAAAACTGCAGGAGCGCAACGAGCGTCACAAGCGGCTGGGCGACAGCCGCTATGTCGTGGAACCCAACGTCAAGGAGGGCAAGGGCGGGTTGCGTGACCTGCACACGCTCTACTGGATCGGCAAATATATTCACAAGGTGCGCGATGCCTCGGAACTGGTCGACGTCGGCCTGTTGACGGCAGAGGAATATCGCGCGTTCCGCCGCGCCGAGAATTTCTTCTGGGCGGTGCGCTGTCACCTCCACGCGATCACTCGCCGTGCCGAGGATCGCCTGACCTTCGACCTCCAGCGCGAGGTCGCGATGCGCATGAACTTTGCGGACCGGCCGGGAAAGAGCGCGGTCGAGCGGTTCATGCAGTATTTCTTTCTCCAGGCGAAGCAGGTCGGTTCGCTTACCGGCGTCTTCCTCGCCCAGCTCGACGGGCAGTTCGCGCGCCAGAAGCGCAGCTTCTTCGCCTCGCTGCGCAGCCGTCGCAAGAAAGTGGGCCCGTTCTTCATCGAAGGCGGGAAGCTCGGCGTCCCAGCGGAAGATACCTTCCAGCAGGACCCGGTGCGCCTCGTCGAACTCTTCGCGGTGGCGGCCAGCGAAAAGGTCGAGATCCACCCGGAGGCCATGCGCCTGGCGCGGCGCGATGCTGGCCTGATCGATGCCGCGGTGCGCAAGGATCAGCGCGCGAACGCCCTGTTCCTCGATGTTCTGACCAGCCGCAACGATCCCGAGACGGTCCTGCGCTGGATGAACGAGGCAGGGGTGTTTGGCCGCTTCGTGCCCGATTTCGGCCGCGTCGTCGCGCAGATGCAGTTTGACATGTACCACCACTACACGGTGGACGAACACACGATCCGCGCCATCGGCCTGCTCGCCAGCATCGAGAAGGGCGAAGCCAAGGCCGACCATCCGCTGGCAAGCGAAGTCGTGGGCAAGGTCGCCTCGCGCCGGGTGCTCTACGTGGCCACGCTGCTCCACGACATCGCCAAGGGTCGGCGCGGGGACCATTCAGTTCTTGGCGCGGAAGTCGCGATGAAGCTCTGCCCGAGGCTCGGCCTCTCGGCGGCGGAGACCGAACTGGTCGCATGGCTCGTGCGCTGGCACCTGCTGATGAGCGCGACCGCGTTCAAGCGCGATCTTGCCGACTACAAGACCATCGCCGATTTCGTGAACACTGTGCAGAGCCAGGAACGCCTGCGCCTCCTGCTGCTTCTGACCATCGTGGATATCCGGGCGGTGGGGCCCGGGGTGTGGAACTCCTGGAAGCGCCAACTCCTGGGCGATCTCTTCGTCTCGGCCGAGGAAGTCCTGCGCCTTGGCCACAAGCAGCACGGCCGGGCTGAGCGGATCATTGCCAAGAAGAAGGCGGTGGGCGCCATCCTCAAGGAGCGCGACAACCTCATCGGCACGGTTGGTCGCCAGCTTGGCGACGCCTACTGGATCGCCGAGCCGGAGGACATCATCGCGCTCAATCTCCAGCAGATGGACCAGGCGCTGGGCGAGTTGCTCTCGGTCGAGGCGCACTGGTATCCCGCGCGCGGTGCCACGCTCGTCACGGTCCTCGCCGCGGACCATCCGGGCCTGTTCTATCGTATCGCGGGCGGCATCCACCTTGCGGGCGGCAACATCATCGATGCGCGCATCCACACTGCGCGCAACGGCACCGCTGTCGACAATTTCCTGGTGCAGGACCCGCTCGGGCGCCCGCTCAACGAGGCCAGCCAGATCGAGCGACTGAAGAACGCCATCGCCGATGCGCTTGCCAACCGGGTCAAGCTGGTGCCGCAGCTCGCCGCGCGGCCGCTTGCCCGTCCGCGAGCCGACGCATTCGACGTGCGGCCGATCGTGATCTTCGACAACAAGGCCTCGAACCGCTTCACCGTGATCGAGGTCGGTGCGCGCGACCGTCCCGCGCTGCTCAACCGGCTTGCCCGCGCTTTGTTCGAGGCCCGCCTGATCGTTCATTCCGCCCACATCGCCACATATGGCGAACGCGCGGTGGACACCTTCTACGTCACCGACGTGCTGGGCGAGAAGGTTGACAGCGAGGCGCGGATGAAGGCGGTCGAGAAGCGGTTGCTGGAAGCGGCGGAGGACCGCAAGGTGAAGGACGCGGCGTGAGCGTCCACACCTTGCGCCATCTCGCAATCCCACCTCGTGCTTCCTATCTCACGCTGCATGAGTGAAGCCGAATACCTTGGCGGCCGCCTGCTGCTTGCCATGCCCGGAATGGGCGATCCGCGATTCGACCACGCCGTGATCGCGATGTGCGTACACGACGAACATGGCGCGCTGGGTATCGGCGTCGGCCACGTCCGCGAAGGCATCACGCTGCACGGCCTCCTCGAGGATGTCGGGATCGACCCCGGCCTTGCCCCCGACATGCCCGTCCTCAACGGAGGCCCGGTCGAGACCGCACGTGGCTTCGTTCTCCATTCCGACGACTGGGGCGGCGAGGGCAGCGTTAC includes the following:
- a CDS encoding class I adenylate-forming enzyme family protein — translated: MKTELDLAMDRAFAALTAEGGMFQTVPIRRFGRDLPMIAAAPPHLPAYFAYFSATHGDKTFIVDGDLRLSFADVYKAARHVAGGLVEGIELQKGERVGIAARNSANWIIAYMAVLMAGGCATLLNGWWQGEELAHGIELVSCRYVIADSARAARLEGHAHGATVLPMSHDCGYEQGLAALLARGGGMETLLPDLTGDDLATVLFTSGSTGTAKGAYSDHRGVVQGTMNYVCQSAAMLAILTARGEAPAPDAQPTTLVNVPLFHVTGEVPVFLQSFALGRKLVLMAKWDAVDAMRLIEKEKVSYFVGVPLMSFEIATHPDRDKYDLSTCVSFAAGGAPRPVEHVDRLRKALPHAFPLLGYGLTETNGVGCGNLNENYLAKPGSTGTASRPLVDLAILDDAGNPLPTGEVGEVSIRSIANFLGYWDNEKATREAITPDGYFRSGDLGYLDPEGYLFIVDRKKDIIIRGGENISCIEVESAIYAHPCIAEASVFGLPDEKFGEVPAAVYLAKEGCSATDDELRTFLAEHIAPFKIPVRFWEVHEALPRLGTEKVDKRTLRERYTREWLASATA
- a CDS encoding [protein-PII] uridylyltransferase codes for the protein MMLPRIANQRAIVDRRALADAVSAAFAEQGDRSRPAVVELLRGALDSGRAELARRLEARPSAGTECAHGQAFLVDQLVRVIHDHVVGKVYRASNRSTGERIAIIAVGGYGRGEMAPHSDVDIAFVTPIKPTSWCEQVIEAILYFLWDLGLKVGHSSRSLDEVVRMAKSDLTIRTALLEGRYVWGDRDLFDAASARFWNEVVNGTEKQFVAEKLQERNERHKRLGDSRYVVEPNVKEGKGGLRDLHTLYWIGKYIHKVRDASELVDVGLLTAEEYRAFRRAENFFWAVRCHLHAITRRAEDRLTFDLQREVAMRMNFADRPGKSAVERFMQYFFLQAKQVGSLTGVFLAQLDGQFARQKRSFFASLRSRRKKVGPFFIEGGKLGVPAEDTFQQDPVRLVELFAVAASEKVEIHPEAMRLARRDAGLIDAAVRKDQRANALFLDVLTSRNDPETVLRWMNEAGVFGRFVPDFGRVVAQMQFDMYHHYTVDEHTIRAIGLLASIEKGEAKADHPLASEVVGKVASRRVLYVATLLHDIAKGRRGDHSVLGAEVAMKLCPRLGLSAAETELVAWLVRWHLLMSATAFKRDLADYKTIADFVNTVQSQERLRLLLLLTIVDIRAVGPGVWNSWKRQLLGDLFVSAEEVLRLGHKQHGRAERIIAKKKAVGAILKERDNLIGTVGRQLGDAYWIAEPEDIIALNLQQMDQALGELLSVEAHWYPARGATLVTVLAADHPGLFYRIAGGIHLAGGNIIDARIHTARNGTAVDNFLVQDPLGRPLNEASQIERLKNAIADALANRVKLVPQLAARPLARPRADAFDVRPIVIFDNKASNRFTVIEVGARDRPALLNRLARALFEARLIVHSAHIATYGERAVDTFYVTDVLGEKVDSEARMKAVEKRLLEAAEDRKVKDAA
- a CDS encoding YqgE/AlgH family protein, yielding MSEAEYLGGRLLLAMPGMGDPRFDHAVIAMCVHDEHGALGIGVGHVREGITLHGLLEDVGIDPGLAPDMPVLNGGPVETARGFVLHSDDWGGEGSVTVNGLCCLSASLDILRAIAEGRGPSRFVIALGYAGWGGGQLEGEMRRHGWYAAQGRPEILFETPTGRRWTQAWKREGIDPAHLVGQTGSA